A stretch of the Aegilops tauschii subsp. strangulata cultivar AL8/78 chromosome 4, Aet v6.0, whole genome shotgun sequence genome encodes the following:
- the LOC109737062 gene encoding uncharacterized protein isoform X1 — MVPLSHPGVGADVRLVLQGATDADRESVRRELCQLVDYGHDGCLLLLQVCLDEVLLNDREAKNLQLKHDLLSATFRYCLDKTYFSTCFCEALMRIKTGTDGLLETLSSALELSAAEKVGIGLALSDSDNSGMKLKGQQFAIAQIEELCLNPNQSVPNDQIHEIVVFLHQTDGLAKHMDTFSNIASLLEVGQSPFFAPIPKEQHDVQSINHSRHLEMYLDSTNDDFESLLSEIGKEISMADIVTELGYGCTVDSTQCKEILSTFQPLDDVAISKLLGAVIGTQNSLAEAHNTYATFVSAIRNTHLSESPQLTTWNTDVLVDSINELAPSTNWVHVMESLDHEGFSIPDEAAFCLLMNIYGRACKDPFPLHAVCGSMWTNTEGQISFLKHAISAPATIFTFAHSSRLLALPDFASLGPGNHAWFCLDLLEVLCQLAEVGHTVSVRSMLDYPLGHCPELLLVGLGHINTAYNLLQFEVLSCAFPAILKDATKRNVVNYLWHINPCLTLRGFVDAHSDPSCLLRIVDVCHDLKILSAVLESTPFAFSIRLAAAACRKDHSHLEKWLTEKLTVYKDGFVEECVNFLKEAMNAASYVVEGTTEQPQASVVDTYWEACPPFIKVLQSHLGQLLSNQLSDELRELCALYESRNQGPVARDIPTSEGGSDDVEVEANAYFHQMFSGQINIDVMIQMLTRFKESPDKREQSIFNCMISNLFEEYKFFTKYPDKQLKLAAVLFGSLIKHELVAHLGLGIALRAVLDALRKSVDSKMFMFGTTALEQFMDRVIEWPQYCNHILQISHLRATHAEMVSAIERALARISSSQNEPNAGNLLSTEQLVSGSSSIEAMEASEPSWQLMGTSPTQLGRTPYPLQQRQASVLGDRSKISVGTSQNKSILPSQPSVPSASADSAFNLKTTVPPSLAHSTSMSNSAHSTSFLRPRNTSTVLPRQHSYTTGFGNALNIETLVAAAEQRDNTIETPPSEVQDKILFMINNISTSNMEAKAKEFNEVLQEQYYPWFAQYMVMKRASIEPNFHDLYLKFFDKLNSRSLSKEMLKATYENCKVLLRSDLIKSSSEERSLLKNLGSWLGKFTIGRNQTLRAKEIDPKSLIVEAYERGLMIAVIPFTSKILEPCHSSIAYRPPNPWTMGILSLLSEIYNLPNLKMNLKFDIEVLFKNLSVDMKDVKPTSLLKDRGREVEGNPDFSNKDVASSQTPVAAEVSSGVNPPIKHVDLQPEVNSTSRTLSLPTIYTAPVRLPPNSMVEDDKIALMMPEQVPSHTLTQVSSSQTPLVSLSPSPLSLTQLLSLIPHDEIRFKISSKLLPFGSQLQFSKIMGVALDKAIKEIILPVIERSVSIASKTTKEIILKDYATESDYSAANRSARLMVGTLAGSLAHVTCKEPLRVALLSHLRSLTQNLASNSETLEQIVQILINDNLDLGCASIESVAARKAVDSIEGEITQSFSQQRKKREAAGPTYYDSFAYAQGPFAPVPEVFHTKAESPAQQRVYEEFVHVWQSSHGQSVGAASSGTAAVSSNFGVPRAYSPSLAQASSGFLSAQTAPLTLTQPTELVYEELIPGASQLSSDSPAQVGTSDSSGWLGGTIGDASTSPPLMSNDLPAGGIMDLNVMTPPPATFPDNLGSGLPDTLSTGDAMERYEQVSQKLEVLIAKDGKDVEIQSVVAEVPDILLKCVNRDEAALAVAQKVFKSLYDNTSNSGSVMWFLATLVAIRDVCKLVVKELTNWVIYSDDEKKFNSEIIFALIRSDLLDVREYNVQLAKLIDGGRNKIATEFAMSLVQTLITQDSASISELQDVVDVLSKISRRSGSPELMQQVNEIARNNANNAPGFAFGKDKKVLPNRANKEENSVNDATVADSVAFQDQVAHLFSEWCQICDHPNASDAAYSRYVMQLQHIGLLKGDEFTERFFRILTELAVAHSVVSEQINAPGGLSQQSSHISYFPIDSYSKLVSVVIKNCSVEIGPNKGSLLPKILSVTIRVIQKDAEEKKASFNPRPYFRLFINWLNDLSTSELHHDGANFQVLAAFANAFHVLQPSRIPSMSFAWLELVSHRTFMARLLTGNSQKGWPFFQRLLIDLFKFMEPYLRTADLLEPVHLMYKGTMRVLLVLLHDFPEFLCDYHFSFCDVIPSSCIQMRNVILSAFPRNMRLPDPSTPNLKIDLLAEISLPPRIMSDVDGALKLKHMKVDVDEYLKRPEGSSFLNDLKQKLLLPQNEANVAGTRYNVPLMNSLVLYIGIQAVQQLQANKANASASAQQINHNTMDIFQIETATEFFRYLVTNLDTEGRYLFLNAIANQLRYPNSHTHYFSFIILYLFAEAAQEHIQEQVTRVLLERLIVNRPHPWGLLITFIELIKNPRYNFWNRAFTHCAPEIKQLFESVAKSCGGGAGKAVDDGSDGGH, encoded by the exons ATGGTCCCGCTGAGCCACCCCGGCGTCGGCGCCGATGTGCGGCTGGTGCTGCAGGGCGCCACCGACGCCGACCGCGAGTCCGTCCGCCGCGAGCTCTGCCAG TTAGTTGACTATGGTCACGATGGATGTCTTTTGCTGCTCCAAGTCTGTTTGGATGAAGTGCTGCTGAATGACAGGGAGGCCAAAAACTTGCAGTTGAAGCATGATCTTCTATCCGCCACTTTCAGATATTGTCTGGATAAAACGTATTTTAGCACTTGTTTCTGTGAGGCACTGATGCGGATAAAAACTGGTACTGATGGCCTCCTTGAGACTCTGTCGAGTGCACTGGAACTCTCAGCAGCCGAGAAAGTCGGTATTGGTCTTGCGCTGTCAGATTCTGATAATTCAGGCATGAAGCTGAAAG GGCAACAATTTGCAATTGCTCAAATTGAGGAGTTGTGTTTGAATCCTAATCAATCGGTACCAAATGATCAAATTCATGAAATCGTCGTCTTCCTTCACCAGACCGATGGCCTGGCAAAGCATATGGATACTTTTAGTAACATTGCTTCTCTTCTAGAAGTTGGACAGAGTCCTTTTTTTGCTCCCATCCCCAAAGAGCAGCATGATGTTCAGTCAATAAATCATTCAAG ACATTTGGAGATGTACTTGGATAGCACAAATGATGACTTTGAGTCACTTCTTTCTGAAATTGGGAAAGAAATAAGTATGGCGGACATAGTAACTGAGTTGGGTTATGGATGCACTGTTGACAGCACACAGTGTAAGGAAATACTTTCCACTTTTCAGCCTCTTGATGATGTGGCAATATCTAAGTTGCTCGGGGCAGTTATTGGCACTCAAAATAGTCTTGCAGAGGCCCATAACACTTATGCAACCTTTGTATCTGCTATTCGAAATACCCACTTGAGTGAGTCACCTCAATTGACTACATGGAACACAGATGTTCTTGTGGATTCAATCAACGAATTG GCCCCAAGTACTAATTGGGTGCACGTTATGGAAAGCCTTGATCATGAGGGTTTCAGTATTCCTGATGAAGCAGCTTTCTGTTTACTGATGAATATATATGGTCGCGCTTGCAAG GATCCCTTTCCGCTTCATGCTGTTTGTGGGTCAATGTGGACAAATACAGAAGGCCAGATATCATTTTTAAAGCATGCAATTTCTGCCCCTGCTACTATTTTTACATTTGCACATAGTTCGAGGCTGCTG GCACTTCCGGACTTTGCAAGTCTTGGTCCAGGTAATCATGCTTGGTTTTGCCTTGACCTTCTAGAGGTTTTATGCCAGCTTGCTGAAGTTGGACACACTGTGTCGGTGCGGTCCATGCTTGATTATCCTTTGGGACATTGCCCTGAACTCCTACTTGTTGGTCTTGGACACATCAAC ACTGCCTATAATCTCCTCCAATTTGAAGTGCTGTCCTGTGCATTTCCTGCTATTCTGAAGGACGCCACAAAGAGAAATGTGGTGAACTATCTCTGGCATATTAACCCATGCCTCACCCTTCGAGGATTTGTTGATGCTCATTCTGATCCAAGCTGTCTCCTGAGAATTGTGGATGTGTGTCACGACCTTAAG ATCCTATCTGCTGTCCTCGAGTCCACTCCATTCGCATTTAGCATTAGATTGGCGGCTGCTGCTTGTAGGAAAGATCATAGCCATCTTGAGAAATGGCTCACTGAGAAGTTAACTGTATACAAGGACGGTTTTGTCGAG GAATGCGTTAATTTCCTGAAAGAAGCTATGAACGCCGCATCTTATGTGGTAGAGGGTACCACGGAACAACCTCAAGCTAGTGTTGTGGACACGTATTGGGAAGCTTGTCCTCCCTTTATAAAG GTTCTCCAGTCTCACTTGGGACAGCTCTTATCCAACCAACTCTCGGATGAACTAAGGGAGTTGTGTGCTCTGTATGAATCGAGAAATCAGGGTCCTGTAGCAAGGGACATACCTACCTCGGAGGGAGGTTCAGATGATGTTGAAGTAGAAGCAAATGCGTATTTTCACCAGATGTTTTCTGGACAGATAAACATTGATGTGATGATACAAATGCTCACTCGCTTCAAAGAATCTCCAGATAAGAG GGAGCAATCAATTTTTAATTGTATGATCTCAAATCTGTTTGAGGAATACAAGTTCTTTACGAAGTATCCGGATAAGCAGCTTAAACTAGCTGCTGTGCTATTTG GATCCCTTATCAAACATGAACTTGTGGCCCACCTCGGACTTGGGATTGCTCTACGCGCTGTTCTTGATGCCTTACGCAAGTCTGTTGATTCAAAG ATGTTTATGTTTGGTACGACAGCATTGGAACAGTTCATGGATCGTGTAATAGAGTGGCCACAGTACTGCAATCACATATTGCAGATTTCACATCTTCGAGCTACTCATGCTGAAATGGTCTCTGCAATTGAGCGAGCACTTGCCAGGATTTCATCAAGTCAAAATGAGCCCAACGCTGGCAACTTGCTTTCCACGGAGCAGCTTGTTTCTGGATCGTCATCTATTGAAGCCATGGAG GCATCTGAACCATCATGGCAGTTAATGGGTACATCTCCAACTCAGCTAGGAAGGACACCTTACCCGTTGCAGCAAAGGCAAGCAAGTGTCCTTGGAGACAGGTCCAAGATCTCCGTCGGCACCTCTCAGAATAAGAGCATTTTACCTAGTCAGCCTTCAGTTCCTTCGGCATCTGCTGATTCAGCCTTTAATTTAAAG ACTACTGTTCCACCTTCATTAGCTCACTCTACGAGCATGTCAAATAGTGCTCATTCCACTAGTTTTCTGCGCCCCCGGAATACCTCGACAG TTTTGCCCCGGCAACATTCCTACACTACGGGATTTGGAAATGCTTTAAATATTGAGACACTTGTAGCAGCAGCGGAGCAAAGAGATAATACAATTGAG ACTCCCCCGTCTGAAGTTCAGGACAAGATCTTGTTTATGATTAACAATATATCCACCTCTAATATGGAAGCCAAGGCGAAAGAATTTAATGAAGTGCTTCAGGAACAATATTATCCTTGGTTTGCACAGTACATGGTCATGAAAAG GGCAAGCATCGAGCCAAATTTTCATGATTTAtacctgaaattctttgacaaacTTAACTCAAGATCCTTGAGTAAGGAGATGCTGAAAGCTACATATGAGAACTGCAAG GTTTTGTTAAGATCAGATCTTATCAAATCTAGTTCCGAGGAACGTTCCTTGCTAAAAAATTTGGGCAGTTGGTTGGGAAAATTTACCATAGGAAGAAACCAGACATTAAGAGCCAAGGAAATTGACCCGAAATCTCTTATTGTGGAG GCTTATGAGAGAGGACTTATGATTGCTGTAATTCCATTCACTTCAAAG ATTCTCGAACCTTGCCATTCAAGTATAGCATATCGTCCTCCAAATCCGTGGACAATGGGAATTCTTAGTCTACTTTCTGAGATCTATAATCTACCAAACCTGAAGATGAATCTAAAATTTGACATTGAG GTCCTGTTTAAGAACCTCAGTGTGGACATGAAAGATGTGAAACCGACTTCCCTTCTTAAAGATCGAGGACGTGAAGTTGAGGGAAACCCAGATTTTTCAAACAAAGATGTTGCTTCGTCCCAAACCCCAGTGGCTGCAGAAGTCTCTTCAGGTGTCAACCCCCCAATAAAACATGTAGACCTGCAGCCTGAGGTCAATAGCACTTCCCGTACCCTGAGCCTTCCAACTATA TATACTGCTCCTGTTCGTCTCCCTCCTAACAGTATGGTGGAGGATGATAAAATTGCTCTAATGATGCCTGAGCAAGTCCCCTCTCACACCTTGACCCAGGTCTCATCTTCACAAACACCATTAGTATCACTATCGCCATCGCCACTCTCTCTAACTCAG CTTTTGTCGCTGATTCCACATGATGAGATACGCTTCAAAATAAGCTCAAAACTTTTGCCTTTTGGCTCACAGTTGCAGTTCAGCAA AATCATGGGTGTGGCTTTGGATAAGGCTATCAAAGAGATAATACTCCCTGTCATTGAAAGAAGTGTCTCAATAGCAAGCAAAACTACAAAAGAAATTATTCTAAAG GATTATGCAACGGAATCTGATTACAGTGCTGCAAATCGCTCGGCTCGTTTGATGGTCGGAACGTTAGCTGGAAGTCTAGCCCATGTTACTTGCAAG GAACCGCTTCGTGTTGCGCTACTGTCTCATCTCCGAAGCCTTACTCAAAACCTTGCTAGCAACAGCGAAACTCTTGAGCAAATAGTACAGATTCTGATCAACGACAATTTGGATCTTGGCTGTGCAAGTATTGAGTCTGTAGCGGCGCGCAAG GCTGTTGATTCGATTGAGGGTGAAATAACTCAATCCTTTTCACAACAAAGGAAGAAAAGAGAGGCAGCTGGTCCTACATATTATGACTCTTTTGCTTATGCTCAAGGTCCATTTGCCCCTGTACCTGAAGTATTCCATACCAAGGCAGAGTCTCCTGCCCAACAACGAGTATATGAG GAGTTTGTTCATGTATGGCAGAGTAGTCATGGCCAAAGTGTTGGTGCTGCAAGTTCTGGTACAGCTGCTGTATCGAGCAATTTTGGTGTACCTCGAGCTTACAGCCCAAGTTTAGCACAAGCTTCCAGTGGTTTCTTGTCTGCTCAAACAGCTCCACTTACATTAACTCAGCCTACAGAGCTGGTGTATGAGGAATTGATTCCTGGCGCTTCACAACTTTCTAG TGATTCTCCTGCTCAAGTTGGGACCAGCGACTCTTCTGGCTGGCTTGGTGGAACCATTGGCGATGCATCCACATCTCCACCCTTGATGTCTAATGACCTACCTGCGGGAGGAATAATG GATTTAAATGTTATGACGCCACCTCCAGCTACATTTCCTGACAATCTAGGATCTGGTTTACCTGATACTTTGAGCACTGGTGATGCTATGGAGAGATACGAACAGGTTTCACAAAAG CTGGAAGTCTTGATTGCCAAGGATGGTAAAGATGTGGAAATCCAG TCTGTTGTAGCGGAAGTTCCTGATATCTTACTCAAATGTGTTAATCGGGATGAGGCTGCATTAGCTGTTGCACAAAAG GTTTTCAAAAGTTTGTATGACAACACATCAAATAGCGGTTCTGTCATGTGGTTTCTAGCAACCTTAGTTGCGATAAGAGATGTATGCAAGCTTGTTGTCAAGGAGCTAACAAATTGG GTAATCTATTCGGACGATGAGAAGAAGTTTAATAGTGAAATCATTTTTGCCCTTATTCGTTCTGATTTGCTGGATGTCAGGGAGTACAATGTTCAGTTAGCAAAGCTAATTGACGGTGGAAGAAACA AGATTGCAACAGAATTTGCCATGTCACTTGTCCAGACATTGATTACTCAGGACTCCGCTAGTATCTCAGAACTCCAGGATGTTGTTGATGTGCTATCAAAG ATTTCAAGGAGGTCAGGTTCACCTGAGTTGATGCAACAGGTGAATGAGATTGCAAGGAATAATGCCAACAATGCTCCTGGTTTTGCTTTTGGGAAGGATAAAAAG GTTCTACCTAACCGGGCAAACAAAGAGGAAAACAGTGTTAACGACGCCACTGTAGCTGATTCTGTTGCTTTTCAAGACCAG GTTGCACACCTATTTTCTGAGTGGTGCCAAATATGTGATCATCCAAATGCTAGTGATGCGGCCTATAGTCGTTATGTTATGCAGTTGCAACATATTGGCCTGCTGAAGGGAGACGAATTCACTGAACGTTTCTTCCGAATTCTCACG GAACTTGCTGTTGCACACTCTGTAGTCTCTGAGCAAATTAATGCTCCTGGTGGATTGTCTCAGCAGTCATCACATATATCATATTTCCCCATTGATTCATATTCGAAGCTTGTGTCTGTGGTGATAAAG AATTGTTCAGTGGAAATAGGACCAAATAAAGGCAGCCTTCTTCCCAAG ATATTGTCAGTGACAATTAGGGTCATTCAGAAAGATGCTGAAGAGAAGAAAGCTTCATTTAACCCCCGACCATACTTTCGGCTGTTTATCAATTGGCTGAATGACCTTAGTACTTCTGAACTCCATCATGATGGAGCTAATTTCCAG GTTTTGGCTGCATTTGCAAATGCATTCCATGTACTGCAACCCTCGAGAATTCCTAGCATGAG CTTTGCTTGGCTTGAGTTGGTGAGTCATAGAACCTTTATGGCAAGACTGCTGACGGGCAATTCACAAAAAGGGTGGCCTTTTTTCCAACGACTACTTATTGATCTGTTCAAATTCATGGAACCGTATTTGAGAACTGCCGACCTTTTAGAACCA GTGCACCTTATGTACAAAGGAACTATGAGAGTGCTGCTTGTACTACTCCATGACTTTCCTGAATTTCTGTGTGATTATCACTTCAGTTTTTGTGACGTGATCCCTTCCAGTTGCATTCAAATGCGCAATGTCATTCTTAGTGCTTTTCCGCGCAACATGAGACTTCCAGACCCATCTACTCCTAACTTGAAG ATTGATCTGCTAGCTGAAATTTCATTACCTCCACGAATCATGTCAGATGTCGATGGTGCCCTCAAGTTAAAGCATATGAAGGTTGATGT